The DNA sequence CATAATCGTCACCGCCAAAAACGAAATCGAGAATCATAAGGAATGTCGATTTTCCTATTGAATTTGAGCCGTTGTCATCACCGAGAACAGCATTCAATCCTTTATGAAAGCGAATCGGTGCTCGCATTTCTCCGTTCTTTTGAAATTTGTCGCATTGAATTTCAACCAACATAGTGGAGCACCTCCTCGTCAATTTCTATTTTGTTCATGGCATAAAGACAATCGAGGACTTCTACGAACTCGCTTATATCCTTAATCTTGCTTTTTCGAACTTTTGCATAAAGTTCTTGCGGCGTCATATCACTTTTCTCAAGAAGCTCCAGCACGACCGGAAATTTCGCGATGGTGCTCTCTTTGTATGGAGTCACTTTACTAGGAAGCTTCATTATGGAACACCTCACAATTCTGTATAAAGAAAGCAACGACAATATTGCACGCCAGTATGCTTTCCGTTCCTAATCCTGCTTTGTTACGAATCCACTCTGACAGATTGGTAATAACATCCGCCTGCGGTAGTCCCGCCTTTTCCAACTTTGAAGAACTGATTTTCACCTCAGCCGCAATGGTGTCAAAATCTGATGTCGAATTTGAAAAGACCTTCTCTATATACCGGTAGTATGTAACCACCTGCACCTGGGTCTCATTCTTCAGGATGAAATTCTCTGGCTTGAACTTTTCATCAATCCGGAGCGCATTGTATTCGAGCTCAACAAGCTCAGATGCATCCTTTATCTGGCTAAGTGCATCAAGTACAGTTCGGATATCTTCTTCAAGCTGGACACCGTTTACTTCCATCTTGGCCTTATAGTTTTGAGATAACTCCTTCTTTATTTCATAAAGCTGGCCGTACTCTTCAACCGTAGGATCGATGGAATATTTTTCTGAACAGTCATCATCCAACGCTATCAGGTTTTCCGGCTTATCAAGATGTGCAGGAGCAGGATGCAATGCTTTAAATGCTGCAGCGGTATCTTCGTCTAAATCATCAGGGAAGATTTGTGTAATCGTATACCGCTTGATTGCCTTCCCTTTAATCGTATCTACGAGTTTCTTATGGCATAGCGGGCATTCGTAGTTTGCTTCCGCAAGTAATGGTGCATCGGCATACTCTACCTCTGCGCCGACCTTTTTATTCGGCTTGTTGACAGCATAAAGGAAAACCTCTGCCAGGAATCCTGGCTCGTCACCTTTCTCATGGAAGGCGATGAGCTTTTTCTTTTTGCTAACAGGAATGTTGTCGTCTGCCTCGATGACCTTCACCAATTTATCAATGGTGTCATCAGTCATGTGCGGATTCAGATCCTTGGCTACCACATCCCTGAAATATTTGATCGTATCGTCTATGACATTCTGCTTTGCAGAAGCCTGCTTAATTCCATCCGGTACGTTGTCCTCCCTGCTGACAATCCTACTGATCTTTTTCGAGCTCAGAATTGTTGTGCTGTAACCATTCTCAGCCACATAATCCTGATCATTTATCGAACTCAGTAAAAATACACCTGCCGCCTCCTGTTTATCATGCTCCATCAGTCCTTCCTGCATGATCTGGATATAAGACGACATGTTCAATTCGTTCATCAAACCTATCTCCCTTCTCATGCTCCGGACAAACACTGGCAAAACAGTGGCAAAACGGAGGCAAATACTTTCTCCTCTGAAAACCTTATCCTTGAGATGTAATCAGAAGGCGGGAACAAACCTTAAAACGTATTTTTATTTTACCAAATTATCGAAGTAATTTCTACGTTTTTTGAGAATTATTTGTGTTATCGCTTAATTATTCTTCTGATTTCATTTTATCAGTAGTTTAACGGCACTGATAGAAAGCCCCATCAATTCAGACTGCATTTGTCCGTATAGTGATGGAGCCAATTGACCTCGGACATGTCGTTAAACCGTCCCACCCTCACAAACGTTCACCCGGTGCACAGAGTGGCTCGAGCGGATGTGAAGGTCACTACTGAATAGAGAAACCAGCCTACGAGCGTGTGCTGGCCTTTTCGGAACCATTCAATTCCCGGTTCCGGATGGTCAACCACGCTCTTTTTTCGTGCGGAACCTCCGGTCCGGGCAACGGACAGGAGGTAAACAAGTTGAAACGTAAAAACGTATATGT is a window from the Caproicibacterium lactatifermentans genome containing:
- a CDS encoding ABC-three component system middle component 7, translated to MKLPSKVTPYKESTIAKFPVVLELLEKSDMTPQELYAKVRKSKIKDISEFVEVLDCLYAMNKIEIDEEVLHYVG
- a CDS encoding ABC-three component system protein, with translation MNELNMSSYIQIMQEGLMEHDKQEAAGVFLLSSINDQDYVAENGYSTTILSSKKISRIVSREDNVPDGIKQASAKQNVIDDTIKYFRDVVAKDLNPHMTDDTIDKLVKVIEADDNIPVSKKKKLIAFHEKGDEPGFLAEVFLYAVNKPNKKVGAEVEYADAPLLAEANYECPLCHKKLVDTIKGKAIKRYTITQIFPDDLDEDTAAAFKALHPAPAHLDKPENLIALDDDCSEKYSIDPTVEEYGQLYEIKKELSQNYKAKMEVNGVQLEEDIRTVLDALSQIKDASELVELEYNALRIDEKFKPENFILKNETQVQVVTYYRYIEKVFSNSTSDFDTIAAEVKISSSKLEKAGLPQADVITNLSEWIRNKAGLGTESILACNIVVAFFIQNCEVFHNEAS